In one window of Gouania willdenowi chromosome 8, fGouWil2.1, whole genome shotgun sequence DNA:
- the ntf4 gene encoding uncharacterized protein ntf4, which produces MHWLPLVAMVIASALPFPYKPASRIAAATTEFDSANRREQQQRHDPAGHPTAPPPDRSADGNTSLVDRSVDAALIGQNNQLLRISTKGDESTFKGRSPLTSRSKRVSGGEERGIVGLDVPSEGAALRNKGFSEDNSLPKDFVAHGNKPDFSSFTYFSNADTFQDSPYRHLQDSPENNHDTVSPAGTLSGQRGAGPTAPSEQTLDSEILEGDELFLDAHPRVLFSPSPSPPDQPPLLLMLETGLLEDNDRDKENQEDMDGHVEGHGDRAIDRSTTPTWASVANEAVRHVRRDKRSHLMDRRRGEKSVCEAESLWVTDKKVAIDSHGRKVTILQEIQTQTGPLKQYFYETRCRQAEQQSRPSTTGKSPGTGVAGAGCLGVDKRHWMSECTVKQSFVRALTKDANNRIGWRWIRIDSSCVCVLLSRTNQAVRKETVAGKSKG; this is translated from the coding sequence ATGCACTGGCTTCCCctggttgccatggtgattgcCTCGGCCCTGCCCTTCCCTTACAAGCCCGCGTCCAGGATTGCCGCCGCGACGACGGAGTTCGACTCGGCCAATCgcagagagcagcagcagcgtcaTGATCCAGCAGGTCACCCGACAGCTCCGCCCCCGGATCGTAGCGCGGATGGAAACACCTCCCTCGTGGACCGCAGCGTGGATGCTGCTCTCATCGGTCAGAATAACCAACTTCTGAGAATCTCCACCAAAGGAGATGAATCCACGTTCAAGGGGAGGAGTCCACTCACCTCACGGTCAAAGAGAGTGTCAGGAGGCGAGGAGAGAGGCATCGTTGGTTTGGATGTTCCCTCAGAAGGAGCAGCTCTCAGGAACAAAGGTTTTTCCGAGGATAATTCGCTCCCCAAGGACTTCGTCGCTCACGGCAACAAACCAGACTTTTCCAGTTTTACGTACTTTTCCAATGCAGACACTTTTCAGGACTCCCCGTATCGTCATCTGCAGGATTCGCCCGAGAATAACCACGACACCGTCAGTCCTGCCGGGACGCTGAGCGGTCAACGAGGAGCCGGACCGACGGCTCCGTCCGAGCAGACTTTAGACTCAGAGATCCTGGAAGGAGACGAGCTGTTTCTAGATGCTCATCCTCGAGTCCTCTTCTCTCCCTCGCCGTCGCCTCCCGATCAACCACCCCTCCTGCTCATGCTGGAGACTGGTTTGCTGGAGGACAACGACAGGGACAAGGAGAACCAGGAGGACATGGACGGACACGTAGAGGGACATGGCGACCGTGCGATCGACAGGAGCACTACGCCGACGTGGGCTAGCGTCGCTAACGAGGCCGTCCGTCACGTGAGAAGGGACAAACGCTCGCACCTGATGGACAGGAGGCGGGGGGAAAAGTCGGTGTGCGAGGCGGAGAGTCTTTGGGTCACGGACAAGAAGGTGGCCATTGACTCCCACGGACGGAAGGTCACCATCCTGCAGGAGATCCAGACTCAGACGGGGCCCCTCAAGCAGTACTTCTACGAGACTCGCTGCCGACAGGCGGAGCAGCAGAGCAGGCCGAGCACGACGGGGAAGTCTCCGGGTACGGGCGTGGCCGGCGCTGGTTGCCTGGGCGTGGACAAACGGCACTGGATGAGCGAGTGCACAGTCAAGCAGTCGTTCGTACGGGCGCTCACCAAAGACGCCAACAACCGAATCGGGTGGAGGTGGATCCGGATCGACTCGTCCTGCGTCTGCGTGCTGCTGTCCAGAACCAATCAGGCGGTGCGGAAGGAGACGGTGGCGGGGAAGAGCAAAGGCTAA